One Lutra lutra chromosome 7, mLutLut1.2, whole genome shotgun sequence DNA window includes the following coding sequences:
- the LOC125104576 gene encoding thymosin beta-10, which produces MADKPDMGEIASFDKAKLKKTETQEKNTLPTKETIEQEKRSEIS; this is translated from the coding sequence ATGGCAGACAAGCCGGACATGGGGGAAATCGCCAGCTTCGATAAGGCCAAGCTGAAGAAAACGGAGACGCAGGAGAAGAACACCCTGCCGACCAAAGAGACCATTGAGCAGGAGAAGCGGAGTGAAATTTCCTAA